Proteins from a genomic interval of Phalacrocorax aristotelis chromosome 3, bGulAri2.1, whole genome shotgun sequence:
- the LOC142054255 gene encoding gallinacin-9-like isoform X2 — translation MRILFFLVAVLFFLFQAAPAYSQEPDDTLACRQNRGSCMFVACSAPLVDIGTCRNGKLKCCKW, via the exons ATGAGGATCCTTTTCTTCCTCGTTGctgttctcttcttcctcttccaggcTGCTCCAG cttacAGCCAAGAACCTGATGACACCTTAGCATGCCGGCAAAACCGGGGCTCCTGCATGTTCGTCGCATGCTCTGCTCCTCTGGTTGACATTGGGACCTGCCGCAACGGGAAGCTGAAATGTTGCAAATGGTAA
- the LOC142054255 gene encoding gallinacin-9-like isoform X1 — MRILFFLVAVLFFLFQAAPAYSQEPDDTLACRQNRGSCMFVACSAPLVDIGTCRNGKLKCCKWTPVSS; from the exons ATGAGGATCCTTTTCTTCCTCGTTGctgttctcttcttcctcttccaggcTGCTCCAG cttacAGCCAAGAACCTGATGACACCTTAGCATGCCGGCAAAACCGGGGCTCCTGCATGTTCGTCGCATGCTCTGCTCCTCTGGTTGACATTGGGACCTGCCGCAACGGGAAGCTGAAATGTTGCAAATG gaCACCAGTCAGTTCCTAA
- the LOC142054254 gene encoding gallinacin-10-like, translated as MRILYLLFAVLLLLFQAAPGSADPIFEDTAQCRSQGNFCRAGACPPTFAASGSCHGGLLKCCSK; from the exons ATGAGGATCCTCTACCTGCTCTTTgctgttctcctcctcctcttccaggcTGCTCCAG gTTCTGCAGATCCTATTTTTGAGGACACCGCACAGTGCAGGAGCCAGGGAAATTTCTGCCGTGCTGGGGCATGCCCACCCACCTTCGCTGCCTCCGGCTCGTGCCACGGGGGGCTGCTGAAATGCTGTTCAAAGTAA
- the LOC142054256 gene encoding gallinacin-8-like: protein MKIFSLFFAVLLLMLQGTLGFMRAPGNDVQCKQAGGTCSTDHCPLPNTRSFGHCQQGVPCCRTVYD, encoded by the exons ATGAagatcttttcccttttctttgctgtcctCCTCTTAATGCTCCAAGGCACTTTAG GTTTCATGCGTGCACCCGGTAATGATGTGCAGTGCAAACAGGCTGGGGGTACCTGTTCCACTGACCACTGTCCTCTACCCAATACAAGGTCCTTCGGACATTGCCAGCAAGGAGTCCCTTGCTGTCGGACTGTG TACGATTAG